CCATTTCAGCCTGATTAAGTAGTAAAATACttaaggtttttttggttgagTTTAATTTTTGCCAGCTTAGTGGCTGAGTTATGTCTTCCCACGGAATCAAATGAGTGCCCAGACGGgatgcagggatggggcagggctgtgtggctaggggcaggggctggagcagggcagagaaaccagccaGGTAGATCACCCTGAGTGGTACTGAGCATTGTCTCACTTCCAAGCCCTGGAGTAGTTGGATTGCTGTATGCATCTGCAGTGACAGACCCTTGCTTGGTTGTAGGGCCTTAAAATAACTTTGCTTCCTGAGGAGAGTTGTGGTCCTACTGACTAAAGGTGAAGCTAAATGAGACAGCAGAACTAATCTTAAGGCTTGGCTATGGCAAAGTGGGGGTGTTCCTTTAGCCATCCCTGGAGCTCTTTGATCCTTGTATGGACCAATtcaacacacaaagaaaaaaaaaaaaaattggtttccTTTAGGTTAGTGAATTCATTTGGTTCAGTGAAGGGTCCAAAGCTCTGTTAGAGTTAGAACATCATGACTGGGAGTGTGGCAAGTGAACCCTGCTTATTCTAGAGGTGTTGAACTGCGGGATCAACTCAGCCCTTCACCCGACACTTTGTAGTCCCCCAGGATATTTTTATGGCCTCTGAAGGGTCATTGCCTACAGTTACTGAGAGACTGCTGCTTGCTAGTTTTGTTGACGTAAAAATTCACCACAGAAGGGAAAGCATCTTCCAGATCACGTCAGGGCATATTGCTGTGAGTAGAAGGGCACGTTTCTAAGAGTCTATTTTCACATGCAgagcatttctgcaaaacaacTAGTAAAATCACTCTGAATTTGTGTTAGCCTGCTATGACTCCAGTTTAGGCGTGCAAAGTGAGCCTGGCTTCACTTGCCTGCTATTCCTCCTCATGGCCCTGCTGCTACCTTCAGGCCTTCTGCCAGTGCTCGGAGTCACTCCCTTGTTGTTGGTCCTGCCCTGAAGGGAGAAATCCCTTCTTTCTCATACCGTGCATTCaagcctggccaggtctctgcTGGGCTCAGCGTGGGTGAGTGCATGAGTAAGTCTTGCCTCACTAGTTTGGGACCAGTGTTCTAGCCACAGAGAACTCGTACTtctctaaaaatgaaaatttattagTACAAACTCTGactagaaaaaattacatttctgtcttCAGGATTGCTTGGGTTGCTGCTTTATTACTAACATAATCAAAATCTAATGAGTAGAGGTCATCcagtatatatagagagagataagATCTGCATATGCTTAAAAGTGAGATTTGAAGATGCAGATCCTctctataattattttttcaatatgtaATGGTTACAAAAGGTGTTCACTTTTATCTGACTCCTTGTTGACTGCTATCGTAATGTAGGGATGTATGTTGAAAAGATTTGTACTGCAGCACATGGAAACTCTCTGCTGTGTAAAAACTCatgttttcttctccccccctttTGACTTTCGTAGCATAAAACAGCTCCTTACTTAAACCATATACGACtatttttaaacctgttttgAAGTGTAATCACTTTTAACAATTATATCCTGCCAAAAAAGAACAGTAACTTGCATCTGTTAGTACATGCAGCAGTTCTTAGGCTTCAGTGCCTTTAGTACTGTAGCTCCTATATACTAAATAATTAGTACTGAAATAGTTAATTGTTGTCTGAATGTAATTGCTTGTACTGTTTACCCTAATGTGGGAATTTGTCCTcccctttttttgtgtgtctgtgtagGAAATAAGGGAAACAAGAAAACGACATGAACATCGTTTGGTCGAGGTGGACACTAGTCGCCAACAGGAGTATGAATCCAAAATGACTCAGGCCCTGGAGGATCTGCGAAATCAACATGATGAACAAGTCAAGCTGTACAAAATGGAGCTTGAGCAGACCTATCAGGCTAAGGTAACTGCTGCCCACAGCACTGTCTGACAGGAAGTCCAGTTGGTGAGAGAAACCATTTCCATCAGCCCTACTGCCTTTATGGAGACAAGTAATTATAATGTGAAGAAGCTTTGTCCCAGTGTTCAAATGCCTCCTCCGGTGCTTACGCACAGGTGCATTTCCCAGGGAGGTTATAGCCTGAGGGAGTAGCTAGGACTAGCTTTAGCCAAGAAAGGCCAGTTTGTGAGAAAACACATGGAACTATTGGTCACTgcatttttgtggccctcctctgcacctgctccaacaggtccatgtctttcctgtgctgagggcaccagagctggatgcagtactccaggtggggtctcagcagagcggagtagaggggaaaTGTGAACATAGGAGTGTTTAAGAAACTCCAGGAGAGTGTTtcttaaactttaaaatatttgcacTCTTCTGGTTTACCTGCCTGTTGTTGTGGATGAGTAAAATACACCTCACTCAAAAGGGAGAAGAAGCAATATGTTTTATTGAGGTGAAATAATAATTTGACAGAGTTCCAATAAGTTTCATGGAATTTAACAAAGTTTAACAGTGGTTTGACAAGGTTCAGTaagtttgatggcaaggttcacctTATTAATTACTGTATGGAAggaatatacaaagaaaaattaagttagaATGATTCACACAGACACTGGAGACGCAAAGAGTAAGGAGaaccctcccgttgagtcatgaggttcagagtGGAATTTCTTGCTTTCTAACCTCTTTTTGGAGCCTAGGTGTGGGTGGATCCAATTTTAGTTTCAGACTTGGTCAGTGGTTTATGTCTAATAGAATTATCCAGATAATGTTTATAATAATACTGAGTAGCTACATGGATTAGTAATGTTTCACAGTATTAATTCAGCATGCGATCAGTCATTTACCGAAGATCTGTGGCAAATAAGGGGTCTCTCTGCCTTGGGTAAGGAAGGGTCTCTTAGTCTCAGGTAGGGAATCTCcaaccttgagaggcatccctgctCAAGTAGGGTCACCTGGCGTGCAGTCCAGCTGGGAGAGCTCAAATTGGGCCCATCCTGATGGTAATATTTACAGGGTGAAGGAGTTGGCTGCTAGTCAGTAGTATAGACAAGATAGATGTCTTTGGTTTAGCTCTGGTATCTGTGTGCTTTAGTTATCTTGTACTTTTGGGTTTCGAAACCAGCTTTCgaaatatttttcaagacacCTTCACTCCCCTGTACATGAGCCAGGGGCTTTCCAGCTTGCAAGTTCACCCCAAGGATGTGAGACTCGTTGCTCCTTTGTCAGCCTGAACCAAAGCACGGCTGGGAGTCAAGTGTGTCCCTCACACCTGTGTGAATCCCAGTTCATCCAGCACTGGGGACATGGGAGGAATGGCAGCTTTGTTATTGGTACAATTGCTGGTTACAGGTTTGTGTCATTgttcttggtttttgttttttttaaaaatattcattgtcCTACCTGAAGGAATTAGGCAGCTGCCAGTTTTCTGGTTATTGAAAATACTTGCCAATAATTACAGCCACTTCTAATTCTCTTGCAGTGGAGAAATTATGGTGCTTCTAACATTATTCTCCCCCACCCTTCACTGAGATTCCGTTTAAATTCTTTGGTTTGATTATTTACAGTTTGAGAAACATCTACAAATATTTAACTATTTCTTACAGCAGCAACAATGTAGATAATAGatactaaaaagcaaaattaagtacAGTTAGCAGTCTTAGCATTATTCACAGAAGTTAGGAACATGCAATATTTTTATACAACGAGATATTTGGATTGCCTTGTCACAGTCCAAAGAAGATCCAGGGTAGAAGATGCCTAgtagaacaacaacaacaaagtctgCAAAATACAGACTTGGAGAATGAAAGAATAACAAGATTTGAACAGGGAAATGAGTAAATTaagctgttttttccccacataaaAGATGGTGGTTGTTATGGGTGAAGTTGGAATGCGAAGGTAAAAACAGGCTTAGCTGTGACCTTCGTTCTGTGGATTTCTGGATAAAGATGTGTCCCTGTTCAGGGAGAGCCTGAGCTGTTAAGGAATATAATGTCAAAGTAAATTGTTTAGTTACTGAGCTTCTCCAGGATGAGGGAGTCTTGGCAAAAGCTCACTTCTTGCTCTAACCATGATCTTTGATAATAAGCAATAGAAATTCTAAATCTGCAGATTTGGCACTATGCCAGCATGAGTGTAAGGAAGTGAATAGTTACCagcattcaaataatttttaattttaaactttacAACACGTGGAGTATATAGTTGACTTGAAGTTCCTTCAAAACCCTTAGCCTAAAGAAGGCTctatgtgtgttttctttcctagTCAGAACCTTGTGAACAGCAGAGCTGATGATTGATTTTATAGAGCTTTGTGCTGTGTGACAAAAAGAACATGTTCTGCCTGTAACGGTTCTTAGAACTGGAGCAGTTTAGTTCCTGGGTGGATTCCATGGTGTGTAGCAGAATGATTGAACTCAAGTTGCAAGGCATAAAAAGGATGCTTTTTCTAGCTATCTACTTCTATCAAACTTAGTGTGTAATAGCTTTGAGCTCCATTGTTACTCTGTCAGATTTGGTTAAAATTAGCCACTAGCAATGAAGCTTGTTCACTAGGTGCAGTtaacaacaactgaaaacaaattgaaTGTTGGCAACTATTGGGAAAAGAATACAACCAAAAGCATTGTTCTGCCTCTGGGGAGGATGTCATCTGAAGTGCTGTGGGCAGTTTTAGTCTTTCTTGAAAAGGTAGTAGAGAGTAATACAGAGAAGACTAACAAAGATAGTTAAGAGTATGAAACAGGTCCTTCCTGAGGAAAGTTTAAAACTTCACCTGGGAAAAGAGATGAGTCGAGAAAAGGGGAAGATAGAGTGGATGTCTGTAAAAGGATAAATAGCATGGAGAAGTTGAATGAGGAGTGATTATTTTTTAGTAGAAGTGGGGACAGTGAATGTCCAGTGGCAGATTTGGAAGAAACAAAAGGAGGTTGTTCTTCATTCATATATAGCTAAACTCCTTGCCCCAtaaattcagaaagcagagacaaaTTCCTGCCTGAAAAATCCATTGAGAGATAGTAAGTATCAAAATGCTGTCTCTGGCTTAGGAAGTCCCTGACTTGCAAACGGCCAGCTGAGACATAATACCTGTGGAATATTTTACTGAGTTTAGTCTCTGGGCAGCTGTGGAACTGTTAGACCAGGATGTGAACTAGGTAGCTTTTTCTCTGACCCAGTGTGATTGTTCTTAGGACAAACAGGCAGATACTGTGATGACATGAATCTCAGTTTTCGGAAACTATAAGGCTGTATGTATAATGGAAGGGCTaatagactatttttttttttaatagcataagTAAATCCTATGGGAATAGGACCGAAATAGATTTTCCTGGTCCTTAGGGCATTTCCTTAATGTTATGCAATTCTTATCAATCAAACTTAccaaatttcaatttaaaattctTGAAGACTAAATGGGTTCTATTCTTTTTACCGAACGGATATTTGCAGGATATCTAACTCAATGCAAGTGATGTGTATAAAATTTGCCTTCCAGCTGGAGAATGCCAAACTGTCCTCTGACCAAAATGATAAAGCTGCTGGTGCAGCTCGAGAGGAGTTGAAGGAGGCTCGCATGAGAATAGAAGCTCTGAGCTACCAGCTTTCTGCCCTTCAGAAACAGGTAAAAGGACTAAACTTGCCTTCATCTCTAATACAGAGCACTGTATTGTTTGGATATATTAACATTTCTGTCCcttcatattttctgaattttacagAGAGAAATCTTTGTGTTCATTTGGGAGGGAGatgaatttttaacttttttactGTACTCACATAGATGCCAACTGGGTTTTCCATTGTGCTGTCTGTCTAGGCTAGTGCAGCAGAAGATCGCATTCGTGAATTGGAGGAAATGATGGCTGGTGAGCGGGAAAAGTTTAGGAAGATGATAGATGCAAAGGAGAGGGAAATGACAGACATGAGGGACCAGATGCAACAGCAGCTTACGGAGTACCAGGAACTGCTTGATGTTAAATTAGCACTGGACATGGAGATCACTGCTTACCGAAAACttctggaaggagaagaggaaaggtaTGTACAGATTCCACATCCTTTTCTTACAGCTAGCAGGTGTTGTTTTCATTCCTTATGcttatttttttaccatttgAGCAGGAATGCCCAGACTTTGTCTCGCTGAAGTCATATTGCCTTCACACCACAATGTGTTGTATGGAACACTTGCAAGTGTTCTCATCTGAACagtgtctttattttaatttgttttttattaaggTCTCAGAGCACAGTGGAATATATAACTTTGAGCCTAAACATTCATCTCCTCTTTTTTTAAGTgcttatatttctgtattttcctgtttttaaattatGTGGGCCAGGAATAGTGTGTTAGTAGTAGATATACTGGAGGGGAGGGGTAAGTGGTCTGTGTTGCTCTCATTAGCACTGCTTTCCATGTCACATAATCATATTACCAGAACGTTTCTCAGGGATGGATAGCCTCCCCCTTCTCTTATATGCAGTCCTCCTGACTCACATAGTGAGGCTGCTTTCAGCCTTGGGGCATATTACAGTCTGGTTACTGAGTATGTTGTAGCATTTATTGCTTTGTAGTTCCCTGGATGAgttaattaaaatgctttcttcaTTGTGTTAAGGTTGAAGCTCTCTCCAAGTCCCTCCTCCCGTGTTACAGTCTCTCGGGctacctccagcagcagcagtagcagcactTCACTTGTTCGCTCTTCGCGAGGCAAGAGAAAACGTATTGAAGCAGAGGAGCTTTCAGGCAGCGGAACAAGTGGAATTGGCACTGGAAGTATTAGTGGGAGCAGCAGTAGCAGTAGCTTCCAAATGTCCCAGCAAGCTTCAGCTACAGGAAGTATCAGCATAGAAGAGATAGACCTGGAGGGCAAATACGTTCAACTGAAGAACAACTCGGAGAAGGTGAGCGTCAGCAGAGCTCCTCGAAAACAAGGAGGGGGAGGGAGCTAAATTGAAGTGGTACACAGCCTTTTGTAGCACTAGCAGGGGGAGTCGCTTGGAGAGCTGGAGCAACATCTCAAGGTGCAGCAACCTGCAGTAATTAACAGGGGCATTTGAATGTTGACCGTTAAGTGTGCGAGCACGAGTGTAATGATTTCAGGATGAGAACATAGTTTGTCTCTCAAATATCTAAACATGTGCTGGTACCTTGCTCGTGTGAATAGCCTTGCTGGCTCTAGCACAACTTTTTTGTGTGAAATGtgtacctttttttgttttgctgaatgaCCTTATGGGATTTACACTTCAGACTGTTAGTGGGTATagaaaaatactgtcaaattAGAATGCAGGTGTCTAACAGCCATGTAAATAAATTTACGTTTGCattattttaataacaaagaGACCTAGAGAAAGCTCTGATGCCTCTATGCGCTGTTTTGCTCACCCTAAATAACCTTATGACTCTCTCCATTAGGATCAGTCTTTGGGTAACTGGAGACTGAAAAGACAAATTGGAGATGGAGAAGAAATTGCTTACAAATTTACTCCTAAATATGTCCTCAGAGCTGGGCAGACTGTAACAGTAAGTTGTACTTACAGTATGTCAACAACATATTATTTTGTTCATGCTGGGGCACTTGTAAATGTGATGTTGGGTACAGCCTGATTCGATGTAAAACTTCTGGTTTCATGGATCTCACTTTAGAGGAGCAGGATTTCAGTTAcaaaaatgcagaacagaaatTGAATTTCTGTATTAGCACTTCAGTATTTAAGACTGTTATGGGCACAGAGTTGAAGAAAAAGGTGTTTTGGGGGGCAGGTGAATggctgtttgttttcaaacacCTTTGCTCAGGTTTGGAACACTAATCCTGCTCAACCTCTTAATGAAATAGGAGCACTTCAGAGCATTCATTCAGTCTAGTTAAGACTAGATGTTCTCAGCCTTAACTATAGTAGAACAGCTGCTTTTTctataattttgcattttattttcagtctgcaatagatttctttcagaagaagaaaattacttttaatcagTTCCAGTTATTTCTACTTCAGTATCAATTGCTCAGATACATGTAAAAGATTAAATTGATACAGGACAAGCTGCATTTTATGTCTTGGCTCCATACAGTGTAGTCATTGAGACAGTGGTAGGagaaatatgtatatttagaAAAGAATTGACTGCAGTATTggataatttttctctttttttttttcttctaaatggaTAGTGTCACTTTTTGTTGTAGACTGAGAATAGTATCTTAGTACAAGTAATGGTGTAGGTAAAAGCAGGGTAAAACTGCCATTggaattcagaaacaaaactggtGTGTAGAGAGAAGTAGGAGAATTAGGGAGttctgtatatttaaaaataaaatgtgcataAATAGCTAATTACAGAATGTCTTTCTTGCTAGATTTGGGGTGCAGATGCAGGCGTATCCCATAGCCCCCCTTCTGTTCTCGTGTGGAAGAACCAAGGCAGCTGGGGCACTGGAGGAAATATCCGCACATACCTCGTGAACTCCGAAGGGGAGGTAAGCTGTGTCTGTAGAAAAAAGCTGGGGGCTGGGTCATCTCCCAAACTCTTtaatttggggggtgggggacgATGATGACAACGAAATCCTGATTTTAAGATCTCCCCTGTTGCCTTCTAAAACAGGATGGTATATAACACTCAAATAGTTAAATGTCTGTTCGTATCTCTTGAGAGTTTGGGGAAATTTTGGAAAGCTAATAATCATCCTGACCACATCCTTAGATTACTTTTTCCTGTTCTAGAAAAACACCCTGCTAGTAGAGAATTTGTTTGGAATTGGAGCATGTATTttcaaaagagacaaagaaaatcagTGTTGCTGGCAATTCAGAGTTACATTATATAGTACCTACAACACTGTGGGGTGCAATGTGAATGTTCCTGTAGGAAGATGACTGTCCTTTCAATATTGGAAGTATACCAGAAGTTTTCATTTGGCACACGTTCCTGCGTATTCTGCATTGTCCTGCATCTGCccacaactgattttttttaaaaccatcccTGCAGAAGACTCCTGCAAGGGAGGATTGTGCTTTGGCTGTTACTCATAAATGTGCCATTATCCCGGTGATCTGATAGAAATAGGAAAGTGAAACGACCACAGTTGTATCAGTTTTCATGCTGCCTTTCTTGCTGGCAATTCTGTGGAAGCACTTTGAGCAGGAACGGCAGCACAGGACAAGGTAGGAGGGAAGGTCATTTGTACAAATAGAAAGCTGACTGGCTTAGTATTCAAATAAAAGTGGTTAAACTAGTATCTGAAAAAATTTCAAATCTATGTCTGTTCCCACCGTGGTTACCTTTAGTATCCCTGTTTAGAAGTGTAGGTTTAGGGTGACTTTTTCCTCAAGTGGAAATTTGCACCTATGATTTCAAGGGTGCGAGTGTACAGAAGAATTTCTTATTACTAAGAATTGTTAAAAATGATTTAGTGATAAAGAAAGCTTCTTGGGGTTTTAGAATTCTTTTTAGTGCCTGGTTTGGAAGATTGTCCTCATAGTTGATATATGCAATTAATACAGAATATTTAGTAGAAATTAGGAATATTCTTAAGGCTGTGTAATCGTACTGCGTTTCTCACATTATGGTATGTCTTCAGCTCCTAGCTGGGTCTGCTGTGACCTTGTATAAAATTGACTAACGACCTTCTGAAACGTGGCTGCTTCCTCTCAAATCCCTAGGTAATGAAAGAAAATTCCAGAAGCTAAATTACATTACCATGCCTTTTAGTGGATAGAAACAGGAATGTTGTGGTTTCCAGGATATTACCAGTATTTGCTTGCATACCTAATGTTAAATCTAGGGCAATTTCTTTAAACCCTCCAAAATTTAATAGGGGTATTATATTGATACTATAGCAAAAACAAGATATATAGATAGACTATTGGCCATCTCCTTATCTGTTGTTTTGTGTAGGAAGTTGCAGTGAGAAATGTTACTAAATCTGTAGTCGTGCGAGAGAATGAAGAAGAAGAGGATGAAGCAGACTTTGGAGAGGAAGATCTTTTCAACCAACAGGTAATAAGATGCAGACCAGATGTTTAACTCGTGCCTCGTTGGCTGAATTAATCAGGCGTAAGATTTAGGGGGGTCCCTTCAACTTTTGCAAGCTCTGAGCTTCCTAGTCCGTTTTTCCAACGGATGCGCGCAGAGGGTGCTCTTGGAATGGCTTGTAACCCTGCAGCATTGCTGCTGTGCACAGAGAGTGTAATGGGAGTGATTCTTCCAGGAATTGCTGCTTGAATTGATACTGGTGCAGCTCAAGCAGTGGCTAATGTTGGTTCAGGATGCCAGGGTATCTGTGGAAGTATGCGGCAGATCAGAGATGTGCAGCACTGCAATGACATCGACTGTTTCTAGGGTTAGTAACATTAGTTTTAGCAGTCAGTGTTCCTCCCATTCCAGTATTTGCttctctataaaaaaaaaaaaaaaaaccaccacaaactgTGGCATTCTTGCTGTAAGCAGAATATAACCATTGGGAAATATAACCACTAAAAACCAGGAAGTTTTATAGTGCTTCTGTTGCTGCAAGCTTCAGCTTATTGGTTTATTTTCTGATAATACACATCTGAaataaacttgtttttttcttaataatacCACCTGTATGTTTTCATAACCCATAGTTAAGTACTGTGCAATAACTGACCAGCAGTTGGCAGCGTGAAAAGGAGAAAGATACTTCATACAGGtgatatcagaaaatattttcaatttatttcaaacTCAGGTGATTTGTTCTCCTGATCAGTGGCCATTAGTACTTCTTTTCACAAAGAACTCATCCTGTACAGGTTTGAACTTGAGTTCTGAAAGCTTTTTTGGTCTCTGGGAAATTGAGCAGTGTATTTGTAGTATAAAGCAACTGAAACTTTTTTTACCCAAAGAAGCAGCTATGCAGCATAGATCTCTCAGATGGAAGCATCATTGGAAATGAAGGAAGGAACTGCCTGTTGCAGAGCTAATGACATGCTGATTCTCATTTGCCATCTGCATCACTGTAGAAAGTATGGAGATTAACCAGTCAACCCATCAGAGAAGACCAGACTAGCAGTGTCTT
The Strix uralensis isolate ZFMK-TIS-50842 chromosome 27, bStrUra1, whole genome shotgun sequence DNA segment above includes these coding regions:
- the LMNB2 gene encoding lamin-B2 isoform X2, which translates into the protein MKITAQVSGIKNLYESELADARRVLDETAKERARLQIEIGKLRAELEEFNKSYKKKEADLSVAQGRIKDLEVLFHRSEAELNTVLNEKRSLEAEVADLRAQLAKAEDGHAVAKKQLEKETLMRVDLENRCQSLQEDLDFRKNVFEEEIRETRKRHEHRLVEVDTSRQQEYESKMTQALEDLRNQHDEQVKLYKMELEQTYQAKLENAKLSSDQNDKAAGAAREELKEARMRIEALSYQLSALQKQASAAEDRIRELEEMMAGEREKFRKMIDAKEREMTDMRDQMQQQLTEYQELLDVKLALDMEITAYRKLLEGEEERLKLSPSPSSRVTVSRATSSSSSSSTSLVRSSRGKRKRIEAEELSGSGTSGIGTGSISGSSSSSSFQMSQQASATGSISIEEIDLEGKYVQLKNNSEKDQSLGNWRLKRQIGDGEEIAYKFTPKYVLRAGQTVTIWGADAGVSHSPPSVLVWKNQGSWGTGGNIRTYLVNSEGEEVAVRNVTKSVVVRENEEEEDEADFGEEDLFNQQGDPRTTSRGCSVM
- the LMNB2 gene encoding lamin-B2 isoform X1; translation: MSGTPSRGTPGGTPLSPTRISRLQEKEELRQLNDRLAVYIDRVRALELENDRLLLKISEKEEVTTREVSGIKNLYESELADARRVLDETAKERARLQIEIGKLRAELEEFNKSYKKKEADLSVAQGRIKDLEVLFHRSEAELNTVLNEKRSLEAEVADLRAQLAKAEDGHAVAKKQLEKETLMRVDLENRCQSLQEDLDFRKNVFEEEIRETRKRHEHRLVEVDTSRQQEYESKMTQALEDLRNQHDEQVKLYKMELEQTYQAKLENAKLSSDQNDKAAGAAREELKEARMRIEALSYQLSALQKQASAAEDRIRELEEMMAGEREKFRKMIDAKEREMTDMRDQMQQQLTEYQELLDVKLALDMEITAYRKLLEGEEERLKLSPSPSSRVTVSRATSSSSSSSTSLVRSSRGKRKRIEAEELSGSGTSGIGTGSISGSSSSSSFQMSQQASATGSISIEEIDLEGKYVQLKNNSEKDQSLGNWRLKRQIGDGEEIAYKFTPKYVLRAGQTVTIWGADAGVSHSPPSVLVWKNQGSWGTGGNIRTYLVNSEGEEVAVRNVTKSVVVRENEEEEDEADFGEEDLFNQQGDPRTTSRGCSVM